GGGCTCTGATGCTGCGAACCCGCTGGCATCGGCCGTCAGCGTGTACTCACCGGCGGGGAGTTCGAGTTCGTACGTTCCGGTCTCCGACCCGACGGTGTAGGTGAACGCGCGGTCGCCCTTCGAGGCGGTGACTGTGGCCTGTGAGACGGACTCGTTGTCCGTGCTTTCGATACTGCCAGTCACCGTCCCTGTCTCGGTTCCCTGCTGCTGGTTGTAGTACTCGCTGGTCGCGCTACTTGATCCATCCTCGCCGACGAAGAGAGCGAACTCCGCTGACCGCGTTTCGCCGGGGTCGAGACGGTGTTCGAGCCACGGGTCAATCCAGGTCGTGGAACCCGTGTACGAGGTAAAGGAGCCGTTCCCGCCCCAGACGCCGTAGCTCACGCGGTCACCAGTGAGCGCGGCCCAGGGCTGGTCGAGTGTGTCGGCACTCACTGGCGGCGAGCGCGTCTCCTCGATTCTCCCCGAACCGGGGAGCCAGGTCGACTGCCCCTCGGAACTCAGTGCTGCCCCGCTCTGGAGACGCTCGGAATCATTGACCGGAAGGCGCTGGTCGCCGCCGTTCTCCATCGTGGTGTTGATCCAGATGTGGCTGGAATTGGCCGGCAGCGTGTACGTCGTCGTGACTGAAACGTTCGGGTTCGTACTGACGTGGCCGGTCGCGGTGACGACTGCTGCGTCGTTCGGACCGGTTGCGTTCTGGCGCTCGAAGGACTCGTAGTTCGGCCACGTTCCGAAGTTGTTGAACGCGAACTCGGCGACGCCGATCTGGTCGGTCGTCAGCCCGTACGCGTTGGCGTCGTAGATACCGCCCGGCAACGTGCCGAAAGGACCGTTAGTTTCAGTGCCGATAGCGGCGGCGACTTCGCTGTTTTTCAGGACGATGGTCTCGTTCGCCGGCGTCTCGCCGCCCTTGATTTGCTCGCCGGTGACGGCGACCGGCCTGTCCGGTCGCTCGACGTGGCCCGACGAGGCCAGCCACTTCACCGTTCGGAAGAGGAACGGCCGCGTATCGGTCTGCTGGTGTTCGGCCTGCCACTCGTCGGTGAGATACGTCGTGAGCGACTTCTGGCTGCCGAAGGCGACGACGCGGCCGTTGTCACCGATGTCCCACGTCGCGGCCGCACCGACGATGCGCTCGCCGCGGGGGTACTCTTTCTCTGTCGTGGAGTAGGTGTACTCGTAGGTATCGCTGTCACCGTACAGCAGCGGGGCCTGCGTCCCGTTTTCCGTGTCGGTGACGTTGAGACTGACCCCGTCGTACTCTACGGTGTCGACGTTGTTCATTATCGGATGGCGGCCCGTGTTGTGCAGGATGACCCGCCACTCGTAGTCCTCGACGGTCTTGTTGGTCGGATCTTGAACGTTCCGGAGCCACTTGTCGCTCTCGCCGTTGAAGTGGAGGCCGTACGGGTCGGTGATGTCGTTGAGCTTGCCGGCGTGGCCCTGTAGTGGTGAGGTCCAGTCCCCGACGACGAACAGGCTGCCGCCGTTTCTGACGTACTCGTCGATTGCATCCTGCTCGGCCTCGCTATAGGCCGTCTGGGGGACGGGAATGATGACCACGTCGTAGTCCGACAGCCCGTTCGCGGCCGAACTGTTCCACGAGGTCAGCCCGCCGGTCGTCGACCGTTTCGTGTCGACGTCGTACCCGCGTTCGCTGAGTCGGTTTGCGAACTTCGTGAACGTCGAGCCCTGATGACTCCCGTCGATCAACACGTCGACGCCGGCACCGCTGTTGTTGAGATCGACGGAATCATCAGGAACCGGACAGCTCCCGTCGAGCTGACAGGTCGCCCCACCAGCCGAAGCCGTCTGTGTTGCTGTCTGACTGTTCGCCGTTGCTAGCTCGTTTTGTTCGCTCGGTGCAGCAGCGGCGCTTCCGAGGAAGCCGGTGCTGACAACCGACAAAACGAGTAGTACGCTGAGTAGTACTGGCCGTATGTGATTTCTATCCATCACTTCCTGTACGGTATTGTGACTATATAGTTAAAATTTATGATAGACGCACTGTTGCCGGATACTGACTGTTCTCCGTAACGAATGATCGACTTTCCCCCTGAGCTGTGGCCCGGACTTCGGGGATGGATGAACCCTCAGCTGTCCCCCAGTATCGCACCGCTTGGGCAGTATAAGACGGCTTTGGCGGACACACCTGGTCTGTCGGCCACACATTCCGACACACGGATTGTGGTAGCGACGACGGCCCGACAGATCGCCCACAGGTCTGTCTCCGGCGGTGTCCGTGTCACAACCGGTACGTACCAGCTTTTAAGACCCGATGGGCGGAACTTCGGAGGTATGTCACGCAAAGTCTTCTTTGATACGGACCCTGGCTGCGACGACGCGGTCATGCTGGCGATGGCGCTCGGTCACGATGCAATCGACGTTGTCGGTCTCTCGACTGTCTGCGGGAACACGACTATCGAGAACACGACGCGAAACGCCCACGCGATACTGGGCCTCGGTGGCTACGACGTTCCGGTGTCCCGGGGCTGTGGGCGTCCGCTCGTCGACGATCTCACGACCGCCGAGTGGATTCACGGCGAGAACGGGCTCCACGGCGACATCCCCGACGCCGACGGCGACACGCGGGACATCCACGGGGCCGACGCAATCGTCGAAGCCGCCCACGAGTACGGGGACGAACTGACGATCGCAGCCGTCGGTCCGCTTCCGAATCTGGCGATCGCACTGGCCAAGGAGCCCCGGTTACCCGACCTCGTCGAGGACATCTATCTCATGGGTGGGGCGGCGATGACGACCGGGAACGTGACGCCGATGGCCGAGGCCAACTTCCACAACGACCCCGCGGCGGCCAGCCGCGTCCTGCAGGACGCCAACACGCGGATGGTCGGCCTGGACGTGACCAACCGCGCCACCGTCTCCCCCGAGTTCATCGAGGAGTTCCGCACGGCCGACGGCGTCCGCGGAACCATCGCCGAGTGGCTCGACTACCGACCCGACTCCGGGACCTACCCGCTGGCCGACGCACCGGCTATCCACGACGCCGCCGTCGTCGCCGATCTCATCGACGAATCGGTACTCACCTTCGAGGAGTACCACATTGAGGTAGACACGACCGGCGGTCCCTGCCACGGGGCCGTCATCTGTGACGAGCACGGCACGACCGACAACGACCCCAACAATCGTGTCGCTGTCGACATCGACGTCGACCGATACCGGGACATCCTTGAGACGGGCCTCCAAGCCTACGCGACGCAGTAGCGACCGCTTGCTGTGTCGGTTCTGCTATTACAACGCCCTGATAACACCCGTGAAACTGTCTTCGGGGCGAAAATCCGATGAGCCGACAGCCTGAAGCCACGGAAACCAGACCACTGAGGCGCGGACTGCTCCACCGCTGCAGCACGAGTGTGTCCGAACTTGCGCTACTGTGCTATTGCCGACCGAATGCCAATATGGCACAAGTCTGTGATTCACTTTGTGCAATATTACCACACCAGCGTCTGTGTGGATTATTTGTTGTAGTTCCGTCAAATTAGCACCCAGCAAACATTTTATATAAACGTTCAATCTAATGTATGCTGTGTCACGAAGCAACAAAGAAGACCTAGAAGCCGCTTCAGCGGACCGATCGGAGAACGATACGACGAACACACCAGTCGACCGGCGGAAGTTCCTCTCGGCTACTGCTGCACTCGGCGTTGCGGGAATCGCCGGCTGTGCTTCCAGTTCCGACAACGGCACCGAGCAGACCGACGAAGCATCTACAGATGCTGAGGAGACCACGACCTCATCTGGCACGGCCGAGAGCACATCTGAACCTGCAACGGGCGAGGTGACGCTCGTCCACGACACCCACGTCCACGGCAGTTATGGCGACCTCGAAGAGGCGGCGAACATCGCTACCTACTTCGACCTGATGAATCAGATCGCGGACAACAACGACCACTCAATAAAGGTCGGATCCGGCGACGACCTGGCCACCTCTATTCTCTCCGCACAGTTCGACGGCAAACACATCGTCGACGCGTTCAATGAGGGCGGGCTGGAGTTCGACACGTTCGGGAACCACGACTTCGACAGAGGGCCGGACGTGTTGCGGGACCGCATTTCCGACAGCGAGTTCCAGTGGGTGAGCGCGAACGCCCGCAACGCACAAACGGGCGACGTGTTCGGCGCTGAACAGGGAGCGAGCCAGTACGAACTCGTTTCGGCCGGCGATGTGACTGTCGGGCTCACGGGCATAATCAACGTCGAAGCGCCGACGATCACCACCATGGGCGAGACGACGGAGGTCCCGGGCCTCGAAGCCCCGGTCGAGGAAGTCGTGACCGAAATGCGGGACGACGGCGCTGATCTTGTCGTCGTGCTGTCCCACGTGGCAAGCCCGGCCGCCGTCGAGCTCGCGGAGTCTGTCGACGGTATCGACGCCATCGTCGGCGACCACGCCGCGACGTTCTCCGAGGAGCCCCAAGTCGTGAACGACACGGTGCTTTCCTTTGTTGACGACGAGTACGACTACCTCGGCGAACTGACGCTCACTGTCGAAGACGGGGAGCGAACCGACCACAGCCTGACGGTGTACGACACCGCTGCCGCGGTTGATGAGGGCCGCGTCGAACCGCACCCAGGTGTGTTCGAAGTCGCGGAAAGCTACGAAAGCAAGCTCAGCGACGAGCTCGACGTCGTCATCGGAGAGACAACCGTCCCACTCGATGCCCGCGAGGACACTGTGCGTTCCGAGGAGTCAAACTTCGGGAATTACATCGCCGATGCGCTCCGCAGCCACGGCAACGCGGACGTCGCAATCCAGAACGGTGGGGGTATCCGGACCGACGAACTCTACCCCGAAGGGGACATCACGAGACGAATGGTCTACAGCGTCCTCCCGTTCGGGAACAACCAGGTGACCATCGAGGTCACCGGTGAAACGCTGGTCGAGGCACTGGAGCTCAGTTCGACCGGCGGGGGCGGATTCCTGCAGGTGAGCGGTATGCGCTACACATACGACCCGGACAAATCGAAGGGCGACCGCGTCACGGAGGTAACAGTCGGTGGTGAGCCACTCGACACCGAAGCGACCTACACCGTCGCAACGAACGGCTTCACCGCCACAGGCGGCGACAGCTACACGATGTTCCAGGACGCCCCGAGGATTATCGACGCGAACGAGGGCGAACTGCTGTCGGTCATCGTCGAGGACGCAATCGAGGAGGACGGGACGATTTCGCCGTCGGTCGAAGGCCGAATCAAGACAGAGTAGCTACGAACATGGATTCGCTTGGCCGACCATGATTGTCTCGCCGCTGTGTGCGGCGTGTCCTACACTGGGCCGCATCGCCGTCGTGCGCTCTCTCGGCGTCGGTCGTCTGGCATCCCAGCGCCCGCCTTCCGTGCGATGGTTGTAGCCGGGTTCCGTCGTCTCGGCGGTAGCAGATTCTCTCCCGATGTGGCACTCTGGCCCGGAGTTGCATCTCGATCGTAGCTGACAGTACACGGCCAGGCCATGTCTGGCGTGAGAACTGTCATCTCCTCGCTGTGTCCCCGAGTAGCCCCCTACGTCCCGTCTCCGAGCGTGAGCGTCGTGTCGTCGAACTCCAGAAACGCAGTCTGGTAGCCGCGATGTCGCGCGACCTGTGGCGGGGCCCCGACCGAAAGCGTCACGTCGTCACCCATCGCGATAGCAGGGAACGGGGCACCGTAATGATACCCCAGTTCGGGGTGAATGGCTGCCTTCAGTGGCTCGCGGACCTCCTCGCCGGCGTTGGCCACAGTTGCTCGGAGACCCATGAACGGGAGGGGATACTGGTTGTACGGCGTTCGAGCGGACACGGCGAGATACGGACCAGAGCTGTCGATTCCGGCCGGAGCCCTACGCAGCACCTGCACCACAAATTCCGCAGCACCACTTTCGATGATCCCGCCGTGTTCACCCGGTAGCGACGCTGCATCCGCCAGCCTTCCGTCGGGCTGCATATCCGTCTCCATCGGTTCGAGCGCCCCCGCTTGTCCCGCCTCGTCGACGAACCGCTCGCGAATGTTGTTCGTGATGTCGGTTCTGAACAGCAGGTCGAACTCGGCGTCCACCGCGTCGGTGAACCGCCCGCGATACTCCCCTAACTGCCGCGCTGAGACCGGGTCAAACGAGAGTTGCACCGTGTACTCTCCCTCCTCCGGAAACGCGACGTTGTCCCCGAAGTGTGGGCCCATCTGCTGGGACAGCATCGGCCACAGCGACTTTTCGGTCACACTGTCGCCGCTCGCGGCATCTCGAACCTCGACAGGCGGGCTACCCAGCGGGATGCGCTGGTTGTACTCCGGGTCCCACACGGTTGCCATGAGATGCAGTCCCTGCCCGTCCTCGATCTGTACGTAACTCTTCTCCTTGCCAGTTAGTATCCAGAAGTCGTGAAGCAGTGTATAGGACATCGCCACCATATACGGTCCTACCTCCGCCATACCGACCATCCGCATCCCGTCTTGATGTGCCGGGATGTGCACTAATGGCCGTTCCTGGGCAGACGCTGTCGGGAGCTCATTTCCCCGTCCCTGTTCGGTTCCCTCGGGCGTCGATTCGGTACCGCCAGGTGCAGCCTCGGACGGGGTCTCGTCCGCGGCGTCATCCCCCGTTGCACAGCCGGCGACACTCACCCCAAGTGCTACCCCGCTCGTAGCGATGAAGTCCCGGCGCGTCGGGTTTCTCCTGGGCGACATGGTATCCCTCTGCTCTCGGAAAGGATAAAAAACCTTGTCAGGGATAGACCGTCGCCGTCGTTCGGGCGGACTGTGGGGCCGGCTGGGTCACGACGGACGGGGGAACGAGCGTTTCGAGCGGGGCGGGAGCAAGTAGTTCCCGCGTCGAACCGTCGTAACGTATTGCAGTATCCCGTTGTTGTTCTTCGTACCGACGCCGCCGACATTCGCAACGTCGTCGCCGTTCATGGCGTTCCGGGTCCGGATAAAGTCCGTTATGCCCTCCTGAAGACTGAGGAAGTGTACTCCGGTTTGGCCATCGTCTACCGTCGCGAAATCGCGCCGGAGGAGCCGTGGGTCACCGCCCTCATCTCGTGTACGCGCGAGTTTCTGTGCGTGCCCGACCACTCCCTTCTCAAATGCGTCGTCCTCGACTCGGTCAGCGACGCCAGTCTCCGCTACGAGCGACGAATCACCGAGGTTGTCGCCCACGCCCTCGACCAGGTTCTTCGCTGCGTGCGTCGCCGAGAACATCTTGGCGACGCGCTGTTCCCGGGAGTCTTGGTTGTACCACTGTTCCAGTTCCGTGTGTAGCAGTGAGAGGTGTTGCGTGGTCCCGCCCGTGAACGGCCCCTCCGCGATCGTTACGCTGTCTTCCGTCGCCTGATTCTGTCGAAACCCCGATTTGAAACCCATGAACAGCGGTGCATCTTCGGGGACCGCGCCGTCCGGAACGCCATCCACGTCGTCGTGTTCCGCCGGGAGCCCCGCACCGATAAACCCTGTCCGTCGGTCGATCAAATCGACCGTCCCGTCTATGGTTTCGGTGACTTCGCTCCCGTTTGCGGTCTCCAGCTCACCGAACAGCGCTTGCTTGGCCTCCAGCACCGCCGAAGCGCGGTCGCTTGCCAGATGAACGAGGAGATCCGGGGTATCGAACGACGGGTCCTCGAAAGGGGCCAGCGCCGCTGGCTGTGGCAGGTCGACCAACTCGGAGAGCGGTTCGTCATACCGGTCGAAGTACGCTGGGGAGTAGCCGACAGTAAACAGAAGCCCGTCAGACCCCCACCGATACGTCTCCTCTAGCTCGCGAAACGCGTTCTCCGCTTGTGTCCGGTCGCCATCATTGACCGGTCCGTCGCCAACATAGTCGGCCAGCAACAACACATGGTGCCGAGCCGGCACCGGATTCCCGTGCTCGTCGGTTCGAGAGAACTCGTTCCACGCGTGCTGTCGACTCGGTAGTTCAGCCTCCGATTCGGTGCCAGCCGGCCGGTCTGTACCGCGGTCTGTCCCTCCCGCCTCCGTTGGCTGCCCCTCCAGGTCGAGGCAGGCTGCGAGCCCTGTCGACCCTCCGAGGGCGACGGCTGCGCGGAGCGTTTCCCGGCGGGTCAGGGTCCTGTCTCCGTCTGTCATCAACTACTATCCGTTCGGACGATTCCGGCATAAGTATTCGCCTGGGACCCAACAGGACGACGCTCGGCGGCCTGTCCCCGCGAACGACGAGACGGCTCGCTACTGCGGCAGTCAAAACGGACGGAGTGCGCTTACCGGGAAAAACAGTGCCGCTATTCGTAGATGTGGACGCTCCCGGTGGTGTTGTCCTCGATGTAGTCCCAGTCGTACTCCACGCCCAGGCCGGGGCCGTCGGGGACGCTGACCGTCCCGTCGTCGTCGACGGCGTCCATCAGGTCGGAGTAGCCGCCCTCGTACACTGGCGGCTGGGTGTTCTGGCAGTCCGGGTGGACCAGCGCCATCTCGTAGTAGTTCGAGTTCCGGCAGGCGGCGATGCAGTGGCGCTGGGCGGGGCCGGGTGCGTGGAACTCCACGTCGAGGCCGTACGCTTCGGCCATGCGAGCCACCTTGATCGCGCCGGTGATGCCTGCATCGTACTCGGGGTCGGCTCGGAGGAAGTCGGTTGCCTCGCTGGCGGCGAAGTCGGATTTGATCTCCAGTCCGCGGATGTGTTCAGTCTGGAGGATCGGCGTGTCGAGTTTCTGTGCCAGCTTCTTGTGGGCGTGCTGTGAGATACCGCCGTCGCGGAACGGGTCCTCGTACCAGAAGAAGCCCTGTTCATCGAGCGCCCGGCCCAGTTCCAGCGCGTCGGCGAACGTCTCCAGTTCGCAGGCGGGGTCGTGCATCAGGTCCATCTCGTCGCCGACCGCTTCGCCGACGGCGTGGACTGCCTCGACTTCGCGGTCGAGACTTCGGGCGTCGTCGCCGCCGCCCCAGCCGTGAATCTTGAAGCCGCCGAAGCCCTCGTCGCGGCACTCCTCGGCGAAGTCGGCGAAGGCCTCGGGCGAGTCCAGCCCGCCCGCGTCGTCGCCGTGGTACGTCGACGCGTAGGTGGGGATACGCTCGCGGTAGGTCCCCAGCAGTTCGTGAATCGGTGCGTCGTAGTACTTGCCGGCGAAGTCCCACAGCGCGATGTCGATTGGGCCGATGCCCATCCGGTCGTACTTCCGGAGCGCGCGCTTGCATTCGGACCAGTGTTTCTCGCGTTTCAGCGGGTCCTTGCCGATGAGGTACTTCGCGATGATGTTGTACTGGGCGGCTGCCGGCGAGTTCCCGCCGACGTACTCGCCCGTGATTCCCTCGTCAGTGTGAATCTGTACGCCGAACAGTTTCCGCGTGGTTGTCTCGCCCGGCGCATAGACCAGATTGAAGCCGTGCTTGTCGGTCCCGACGTCATTAAGGGGGTACTCGAACTCTCGGCTTTCGATCCTCGTTATCGTTGGCGACATTTGCCGGACATACTGTGGTGGGGATATTAAAGCTACCCCGCGACAGATACGCCGTCTCTGTTTGAGCGGCCGACACAGCAGCCACCGGAACCACGGTCTCATACTGCCAGCTGTAAGTCTGTGAAGAATCTCGCCATCTCGGGGTGGCGAATATCTTGAAATAGTTACAGCCGGCAGTATCACTCAGTCCAGCGCGTCAATACGACGAATACCGGCCTCACCCAGCCGAACCGAACAGCCGATGTACAGCGGCTCGATGACTCGGGGGTAGTCGAACGACACCGCGTGCTCGTGGAGCACCTTCGGGTCGCCGGCTTCGCCCTGCCACATATCGTGATGTGAGGGGAGCAACCGGGATAGCTGGAGCTGATTTGCGGCCTCGATAATCTCGTTTTCGTCCATGTACCACTTCGTTCTGACACCGCAGTCCGGCTCGGGCTCGTAGATAGAGCCGACGGTGCCAAACGCCAGCGCGCCCACGTCGATGTCGAACTGTTCGCCGACGTCGGCAAACGCCTCGGCAGGCCGGCTATCGCCGGCGTGGAAGAACGTCCCGGCGTCGTGCTTGATGACGTACCCCACCGGTTCGATGGCGTCGGGGTCGTTGGTGCCAGTAACGTGAACGGTGAAATCACCGACAGCGAACTCGTCGCCGACGGCGATCTCGTTGCGCTGCTCGTCGGGCACCCGCATCTCACCGTCGTAGTCCGGAGAGTCGTACGACGCCGACGGCGCATACAGGTCCGCTCCGAGGTCCTCGACCAGCGGGCCGTACGACGGCGGGTGCATGTGGTCGATGTGTTCATGTGTGACGAGCGTGGCATCACACTGGGTCGCGTCGGCGGGGTCCATCGGTACCGGAATCATGCGGATGAGGTTCGGCGGGTCGCCAGTCCCGAAGTAGGGGTCGATGTACAGCGTCGTCGACTGCGACCGGAGTACGAAGCCGTTACAGCCGAGATACCAGATTACGACGCCATCGCCGGGGTCTGTCGCCTCTATCTCGTCGTGGACGAACCAGTCGTCCCACGTTGACTGAACCATGCGCCGAACTACGCCTGGCCGGGTCAAAAAATCTCGTACCGCATTCAGTCGAGTGTGACTGTCGACTCCGTCTCGGAGGCCTCGTAGATTGCCTTGATCGTGTTGATGTCGACGAGGCCGTGTTCACCGTCGGCGTAGGGCTCAGTGTCGGTCAGCAGACAGTGGGCGAAGTACTCGAACTCTTCTTCCATCTGATCGATCTGTTCGAAGTCGATGTCGACCGTCGTTCCCTCGTGAGAAAGCTGGAGCGCGCGGTCGTCCCAGGGATAGAAGGCCGGTTCGACGCGGACCTTGCCCTCGGTTCCGAGTACGGAGATGTGACTGTCGAGATGGGCGTTCTGGCTGGCTGTACACATCGCGTACATGTGGCCGGGGAAATCTAACTGGAACGCGCCGTGTTCGTCTGGCACGTCGGCGAACTCTTCCTGTACCGATGCGACAGTCCCCCGGACGGCCACGGGGTCGGCATCCAGCAGGAATCGGCTCGTGTTCAGCGGATAGAGGCCGATATCCATCACGGCACAGCCGCCGGAAAGCTCCCCGTCCAGCCGCCACTGGTCGGGGTCGGGGACGAGTTCGAGGATGGGCTCGGTCATATTCCCGTGGACGAACAGCGGTTCGCCGATGTACCCTTCGTCGATGAGGTCTTTCGCCCGCCGGACGGCTGGCTCGGTGTGCATCCGGTAGGCGATCATCAGCGTCGCGTCGTGTTCGTCACAGACCTCGACCATTCGCTCGGCGCGCTCGATGGTGGCCTCCATCGGCTTCTCACAGAGGATTGCCTTCCCCAGTTCTGCCGCCGTCTCGACGTAGGGGAGGTGGAGCGCGTTCGGGGTGACAATGTAGACGGCGTCGTACGCGTCGCTCGCAGCCCCGTCGTGGAACTCCTCGTAGGTGATCGCGTGTTCGACTGTCTCCGAATCAGCGGCCACATCGGCCGCCTTCTCGCGGTCACTGCTGACCAGCACAGTCGTTTCACAGAGGTCCCCCGCGTCGACGGCGGGCATCGCCTGTTCGGTGGTCCACCAGCCGACGCCGATCATCGCGAACCGTACTGGATCGTTGGTCTCTGTCTGTTCCTGCCAGTCTCGACGGTCGAATCCTCCCGTGAGCGCGTCAACGTTCATGCCACTGCCATCGACTGGCTGGATATTATCTTTTGTGTTGGCACGCCCGTGTCAGCTCCCGCTGTTCCAGAGTGGCGAATGGTAGTTCGTCTGTTGAGTAAACTAGTCCCAGCAGATGACATAGATGTTTGGTATTATGGAACGATATGACAGTCTCACCCGCATATATTCTACAGCGACCCGTCGATAATCCGGGCGGAAAATACTGTTTCACGGGCCGTCTGTGGACTGTCTTCGTCTACGCTCTCCGGTTTCCGTATCGAGAATAACGACAGTACAACCGTTACGGGAACATTCCATAATACTGAACGGACTGTCGAGGGCGGAGCGCCACGGTTCGTTTGACAAGGGGGCCGCTTCGAAGCTCCGCCCCGCTCGCTGTGTTCACACGGGGTGTCTACAATGACTGCCAACGACAGAACGGCGCTGCGCCCAATCGGATACCGGTCCCGTTTCTCGCCGTATTCTGACCGGTCCGGCTAGTGGCACTTCGCGGTAGTGAAACTTGCTTCGGATGCCGGGGCGCTAATAACGAGAGTGGAACGTCTGTACGGGACAGACAGTGTCGATGCTGGGACCGTTCCACCATCGTCGGCCGGTTGGGCTACGACCATGACTTTGTACGCTCGCTCTTGCGGTGGACAAGAGCAACAGGATATTAAGAATAATACTATATAACTTTATTGTAACAGAAACTACACCGTCAGCGACGGTGGCCGCCTCGATTAGCTGTTGCGGTACACCGTCTTGATGTAGCTGAAGAACTCCAGCCCGGCGTCGCCCTGCTCGCGGTAGGTGTTCGTCGAGGAGCGCTTGAGGCCGCCGAAGGGAACGTGCAGTTCCAGTCCGGTCGTCTTCTCGTTGACCTTGACCACACCAGACTCGGAGCGCTCGATGAACTCGTTTTCCTCCTCGATTCGGTCGGTCACGATGCTGGCCGAGAGCCCGTAGTCGATGTCGTTGGCGACCTCGACACCTTCGTCGAAGTCGGAGACAGGAATCACGGCGAGCACCGGCCCGAACACCTCTTCCTGTGCGATGCGCATGTCAGGTTCGACGTCGGAGAAGACGGCCGGCGAGATGAAGTTCCCGGCGTCGTACTCGCCACCAGCGAGCTCTTCGCCGCCCGTTTCGAGGGTTGCTCCCTCCGACTGTGCGATGTCGATGTACTCCAGGCTCCCCGCGAGCTCATCCTCACTGACGTGGGGACCCATGCCGGCCCGGTCGAGGCCGTTTCCGATCTCGAGCGACTCTGCATAGTCGACGACGGCGTCGAGGAACTCGTCGTACACGTCCTCGTGGACGATGGCCCGGGACGTGGCCGTACAGGCCTGGCCCGTCCCGCCGAAGGCCCCTGCTCCGACGATGTCGGCCGCTTTGTCCACGTCGGCGCTCGGCATGACAACGGTCGGGTTCTTCCCGCCCATCTCTGCCTGCGCGCGCTTCCCGTTGCTTGTCGCCTGTTCGTAGACGTGCTCGCCGACGGCCGCGCTGCCGGTGAACGACACTACGTCGACATCCTCGTGGGTGGTCAGTCGCTCGCCGACCTCGCTCCCGGGGCCACAGACCAGGTTGATAGCGCCGTCCGGAATACCGGCCTCGTCAAGCGCCTCGACGATCATTGCGCCGACGGTCGGCGCCTGCATCGCGGGCTTGATGACGACGGTGTTGCCGACCGCAAGCGCCGGGGCGATCTTCCAGGCCGGAATCGCGATGGGGTAGTTCCACGGCGTGATAAGCGCCGCGACGCCCATCGGCTCTTTTTTCGTCTGCAGACCGGCGCGGCCGCCGCTTGGCTGTTTGACAGTGCCGCCGAAGTCGCGGGCCTTCTCCGCGTAGTAATAGAAGATATCAATCGCACGCTGTACCTCGCCCTCGGCTTCGCCGAGCGGTTTCCCCTCTTCGCGGGTCAGCGTCTCCGCAAGCTCGTCTTTCCGGGACTTCAGGATTTCACCGGTCTCACGCAGGAGCACGCCGCGCTCCGGGCCAGACATTCCGCCCCATTCGTCTGTTGCTTCCGCCGCGGCCGCGACCGCTTCGTCGGCGTCCGCCGCCGAGGCCACCGGAACCGTGCTGACGACGTCAGTCTCGTCTGCCGGGTTCGTGACGTCCTGTGTCTCTCCGCTCCCGGTCCACTCACCGCCGATATAGTTCTCATACGTCTGCGTCATACGTTTGATTCATCTCATTCCCAATACTTACGCGTTTCCCATCCTTCGCTGTGCCGCGTCGTTCGACGGTATGGAACGACCGGTGGGTCACGGGGGAATGCTGGATAACAGGCACCGTAGCCAGTGTACC
The genomic region above belongs to Haloarcula hispanica ATCC 33960 and contains:
- a CDS encoding iron transporter, whose protein sequence is MSPRRNPTRRDFIATSGVALGVSVAGCATGDDAADETPSEAAPGGTESTPEGTEQGRGNELPTASAQERPLVHIPAHQDGMRMVGMAEVGPYMVAMSYTLLHDFWILTGKEKSYVQIEDGQGLHLMATVWDPEYNQRIPLGSPPVEVRDAASGDSVTEKSLWPMLSQQMGPHFGDNVAFPEEGEYTVQLSFDPVSARQLGEYRGRFTDAVDAEFDLLFRTDITNNIRERFVDEAGQAGALEPMETDMQPDGRLADAASLPGEHGGIIESGAAEFVVQVLRRAPAGIDSSGPYLAVSARTPYNQYPLPFMGLRATVANAGEEVREPLKAAIHPELGYHYGAPFPAIAMGDDVTLSVGAPPQVARHRGYQTAFLEFDDTTLTLGDGT
- a CDS encoding DUF7405 family protein, producing the protein MTDGDRTLTRRETLRAAVALGGSTGLAACLDLEGQPTEAGGTDRGTDRPAGTESEAELPSRQHAWNEFSRTDEHGNPVPARHHVLLLADYVGDGPVNDGDRTQAENAFRELEETYRWGSDGLLFTVGYSPAYFDRYDEPLSELVDLPQPAALAPFEDPSFDTPDLLVHLASDRASAVLEAKQALFGELETANGSEVTETIDGTVDLIDRRTGFIGAGLPAEHDDVDGVPDGAVPEDAPLFMGFKSGFRQNQATEDSVTIAEGPFTGGTTQHLSLLHTELEQWYNQDSREQRVAKMFSATHAAKNLVEGVGDNLGDSSLVAETGVADRVEDDAFEKGVVGHAQKLARTRDEGGDPRLLRRDFATVDDGQTGVHFLSLQEGITDFIRTRNAMNGDDVANVGGVGTKNNNGILQYVTTVRRGNYLLPPRSKRSFPRPS
- a CDS encoding mandelate racemase family protein, yielding MSPTITRIESREFEYPLNDVGTDKHGFNLVYAPGETTTRKLFGVQIHTDEGITGEYVGGNSPAAAQYNIIAKYLIGKDPLKREKHWSECKRALRKYDRMGIGPIDIALWDFAGKYYDAPIHELLGTYRERIPTYASTYHGDDAGGLDSPEAFADFAEECRDEGFGGFKIHGWGGGDDARSLDREVEAVHAVGEAVGDEMDLMHDPACELETFADALELGRALDEQGFFWYEDPFRDGGISQHAHKKLAQKLDTPILQTEHIRGLEIKSDFAASEATDFLRADPEYDAGITGAIKVARMAEAYGLDVEFHAPGPAQRHCIAACRNSNYYEMALVHPDCQNTQPPVYEGGYSDLMDAVDDDGTVSVPDGPGLGVEYDWDYIEDNTTGSVHIYE
- a CDS encoding MBL fold metallo-hydrolase, which codes for MVQSTWDDWFVHDEIEATDPGDGVVIWYLGCNGFVLRSQSTTLYIDPYFGTGDPPNLIRMIPVPMDPADATQCDATLVTHEHIDHMHPPSYGPLVEDLGADLYAPSASYDSPDYDGEMRVPDEQRNEIAVGDEFAVGDFTVHVTGTNDPDAIEPVGYVIKHDAGTFFHAGDSRPAEAFADVGEQFDIDVGALAFGTVGSIYEPEPDCGVRTKWYMDENEIIEAANQLQLSRLLPSHHDMWQGEAGDPKVLHEHAVSFDYPRVIEPLYIGCSVRLGEAGIRRIDALD
- the gfo6 gene encoding D-xylose 1-dehydrogenase Gfo6, with protein sequence MNVDALTGGFDRRDWQEQTETNDPVRFAMIGVGWWTTEQAMPAVDAGDLCETTVLVSSDREKAADVAADSETVEHAITYEEFHDGAASDAYDAVYIVTPNALHLPYVETAAELGKAILCEKPMEATIERAERMVEVCDEHDATLMIAYRMHTEPAVRRAKDLIDEGYIGEPLFVHGNMTEPILELVPDPDQWRLDGELSGGCAVMDIGLYPLNTSRFLLDADPVAVRGTVASVQEEFADVPDEHGAFQLDFPGHMYAMCTASQNAHLDSHISVLGTEGKVRVEPAFYPWDDRALQLSHEGTTVDIDFEQIDQMEEEFEYFAHCLLTDTEPYADGEHGLVDINTIKAIYEASETESTVTLD